The genomic DNA TCCTGGAAGTAATACGGTTTCTGCAATCTGACCTTCTGTTGCGTTAATGTGTACGCTCATGTACGATTCCTCCTCTTAAATAGTGACTAAACCGACAACAACTCTCGGAACTCATTCGGAGTCATTCCGAATTGCTTTTTAAAGACTTTCCGAAAATATTTATCATCATGGTATCCGACTTCAAGCGCAATCTCGTAGATGCGAGCATCCGTCTCACCCAACAATTCCTTTGCCCGATTTAAACGGATCGTTTGAATGTAATCCGAAAGATTAACCGAAAAACGTTGTTTAAATCGTCTTGAAATATATTCCCGACTTAAGTAAAAGCGTTCACTCATGAGTTGAAGCGTTAGTTCTTCCGCATAATGTGTCGCGATGTACTTTGCAATCTGATCAATCGCTTCTCCTTGTTCTGGAGCAGGACCTATCAATTCCATCGCACGGGCGACGGCATCATTTAAAATATCAGGATCGATCGGCTTGAGTAAGTAATCAAACGATTGATGCAAAATTGCACGACGCATATACGTATAA from Exiguobacterium sibiricum 7-3 includes the following:
- a CDS encoding response regulator transcription factor — its product is MNVLIVDDEKHVRDAVKLLGEWDTWQVDNIFEADDGVTAKRFLEQEKIDLMLTDVEMPGLDGLSLLEWTKNHHPKVVTIVLTGYDDYTYMRRAILHQSFDYLLKPIDPDILNDAVARAMELIGPAPEQGEAIDQIAKYIATHYAEELTLQLMSERFYLSREYISRRFKQRFSVNLSDYIQTIRLNRAKELLGETDARIYEIALEVGYHDDKYFRKVFKKQFGMTPNEFRELLSV